The following is a genomic window from Desulfatiglans sp..
GCCCCTGCAATAGTTTTCTGCTACAAGAAATCATTCATAAAGCAAGGCAAATCCAGTTAATTATGGGTAGCATCAAAAATAATATCAGTAGATTAACCATGAAAAACCAGATTGAAATATACAAAAGCCCTGATAATCAGATAGAACTACAGGTTCAGTTTGATAAAGATACCGTATGGTTGAATCAGTATCAGTTGGCTGAATTATTTACTACAGACAGGACCTCGATTATTAAACATATTCAAAATATATACGAGACAGAAGAACTTGATGAAAAAGTAACTTGTGCAAAAATTGCACAAGTTCGACAGGAAGGCAAAAGAAAGGTCAACAGACAAGTCCTTCATTATAACCTGGATATTATTATTTCTGTTGGATACCGTGTGAATTCCAGGCGCGGTACCCAGTTCCGTCAGTGGGCAACAAAACGCCTCAAAGATTATCTCGTCCAGGGGTATGCAATCAACGAAAAACGCCTGGAACAGAAACAACAGGAGGTAAGGCACCTTAAAGATGGTATCCGCATTATCAGTAGAGCTATTGAGGATAAGGCAGGGGATACCGATTTTGAGTGGTTGAAACTTTATGCTGACGGGTTAAGGCTGCTTGATGATTTTGATCACGAAACTTTAGACAGAAAAGGAAAGACTGACACATCTGTTATCTATCCGACCTATGAAGAATACATCGCAATGATAAATCAGATGCGGGCTGATTTTGATTCCACTGTTTTTGGTCGTGAGCGCGGGGGTGGTTTTAAAAGCGCCATTGAACAGATTCGTCAGGGTTTCGGCAGGAAAGAGCTGTACCCGACGTTTGAAGAAAAAGCAGCGACCCTGCTTTACCTGATCGTGAAGAATCATGCCTTTGTTGACGGCAATAAACGTATCGCAGCAGCATGTTTTCTTATGTTTCTAAACAGGAATAATCGACTCTACCCTGAGAAAGAAGGTCTGCCCATCAGTAATGAGGCACTGGCCAGCCTGACATTGTTTGTGGCTGTCAGCAAATCAAACGAGATGGAGACTGTTAAGCAATTAATAATTTCCATATTGAACAGGAGCAAACAGTAGATTTAA
Proteins encoded in this region:
- a CDS encoding type II toxin-antitoxin system death-on-curing family toxin — protein: MKNQIEIYKSPDNQIELQVQFDKDTVWLNQYQLAELFTTDRTSIIKHIQNIYETEELDEKVTCAKIAQVRQEGKRKVNRQVLHYNLDIIISVGYRVNSRRGTQFRQWATKRLKDYLVQGYAINEKRLEQKQQEVRHLKDGIRIISRAIEDKAGDTDFEWLKLYADGLRLLDDFDHETLDRKGKTDTSVIYPTYEEYIAMINQMRADFDSTVFGRERGGGFKSAIEQIRQGFGRKELYPTFEEKAATLLYLIVKNHAFVDGNKRIAAACFLMFLNRNNRLYPEKEGLPISNEALASLTLFVAVSKSNEMETVKQLIISILNRSKQ